From Sceloporus undulatus isolate JIND9_A2432 ecotype Alabama chromosome 6, SceUnd_v1.1, whole genome shotgun sequence, one genomic window encodes:
- the FBXO22 gene encoding F-box only protein 22, protein MEPDPKGCFVLSNLTEVVERVLGFLPTKALLQAACVCRLWRECSRRILRTQQSVAWVSTVETGPPNSHALVHALAEELEKVQVLPQTVLYIADAETFSGHEESHFFCQKKVRRKNSKEIAAALEKLLPKRCQVLGLVTPGVVVTPTGSRSNRPLEVEDGEAGFALLFPRIDGVKIQTFHFRKDLKTRVLDESLFAEAGLKNNPDLRVVILFGYNTWKSGATRFLHQIVNHLNEKSIIVAGGHVESFTSLIPEINTRAAESCGVVGLAFSGPQIQSASVLLDQGVIDEKTAEAAMQRLKAANIPEHNSFGFMFACVGRGYQYYKTKQNLEADAFRKFFPNIPLFGFFGHGEIGCDRIVTGNFILREYNDTKDDLLHAYTTVMTLIHLGSVKVNQV, encoded by the exons ATGGAGCCCGACCCGAAAGGCTGCTTCGTGCTGAGTAACCTGACGGAGGTGGTGGAGCGCGTCCTGGGCTTCCTTCCCACCAAGGCGCTGCTCCAGGCGGCCTG TGTGTGTCGCTTATGGAGAGAGTGTTCCCGCAGAATCCTAAGAACCCAACAGAGCGTCGCCTGGGTCTCCACAGTGGAAACGGGGCCGCCAAATAGCCATGCGCTGGTCCACGCATTGGCAGAGGAGCTTGAG AAGGTTCAAGTGCTGCCACAGACTGTGTTGTATATAGCTGATGCGGAGACTTTCAGTGGACATGAAGAGAGCCACTTCTTTTGCCAGAAGAAAG TCCGACGAAAAAACAGTAAAGAAATAGCTGCTGCATTAGAAAAATTGTTACCCAAACGCTGCCAAGTCCTTGGTCTGGTGACACCTGGAGTTGTAG TCACACCCACAGGCTCGCGAAGCAACCGGCCTCTGGAAGTTGAAGATGGTGAAGCTGGGTTTGCGTTATTGTTCCCCAGGATTGATGGGGTGAAGATTCAGACTTTTCACTTCCGTAAAGACTTGAAGACCAGAGTCCTTGACGAAAGCCTGTTTGCTGAGGCAG gCCTAAAGAATAACCCAGACCTTAGAGTGGTTATTCTGTTTGGGTACAACACCTGGAAGTCAGGAGCAACAAGATTTCTGCACCAGATAGTCAACCACTTGAATGAAAAAAGCATCATTGTGGCTGGTGGACATGTGGAGAGCTTTACTTCCCTGATTCCTGAGAT taaTACTCGGGCTGCTGAATCCTGTGGTGTTGTTGGTTTGGCTTTTAGCGGACCTCAGATCCAGAGCGCTTCTGTTCTTTTAGATCAGGGTGTAATTGATGAGAAGACAGCAGAAGCTGCAATGCAGCGCCTCAAGGCTGCAAACATTCCTGAACACAATAGCTTTGGTTTTATGTTTGCATGTGTGGGCAGGGGATACCAGTATTACAAAACCAAACAGAACCTTGAAGCTGATGCTTTTCGGAAGTTCTTTCCTAACATTCCTCTGTTTGGATTTTTTGGACATGGGGAAATAGGATGTGATCGAATTGTGACTGGGAATTTTATACTCCGAGAATATAATGATACAAAGGATGACCTGCTCCATGCCTACACCACTGTAAT